The following are from one region of the Halogeometricum sp. S3BR5-2 genome:
- a CDS encoding class I SAM-dependent methyltransferase yields the protein MSALPPERPLAHVYDAAYAGVPNWDIGRPQRPFVHLVETGYVREPVLDLGCGTGELSLFLARQGFDVLGIDISPAAIRQSREKARWRRIDAAFLVWDALYLDRLADAGFAFRTVLDSAMYHVLTAEERDRLVDGLGEVVRSGGRYCVLGDARTDDRSGYGITPGEVGARFESTGEWETEFGYRTVFERRHSSNPAYFVGLRRR from the coding sequence ATGAGTGCGCTCCCGCCCGAACGACCGCTGGCGCACGTCTACGACGCCGCCTACGCGGGCGTCCCGAACTGGGACATCGGCCGGCCGCAGCGACCGTTCGTCCACCTCGTCGAGACGGGGTACGTCCGCGAACCGGTGTTGGATCTCGGATGCGGGACGGGCGAACTGTCGCTGTTCTTGGCGCGGCAGGGCTTCGACGTGCTCGGCATCGACATCTCGCCCGCAGCGATCCGGCAGAGCAGAGAGAAGGCTCGGTGGCGCCGTATCGACGCCGCGTTCTTGGTGTGGGACGCCCTCTACCTCGACCGACTGGCCGACGCCGGGTTCGCCTTTCGGACGGTGCTCGACTCCGCCATGTACCACGTCCTCACGGCGGAGGAGCGAGACCGACTGGTCGACGGCCTCGGAGAAGTCGTCCGCTCCGGGGGTCGGTACTGCGTCCTCGGCGACGCGCGCACCGACGACCGCTCGGGGTACGGCATCACGCCCGGAGAGGTCGGTGCCCGATTCGAGTCGACGGGCGAGTGGGAGACGGAGTTCGGCTACCGGACGGTGTTCGAGCGGCGACACAGCAGCAACCCGGCGTACTTCGTCGGACTGCGACGGCGGTGA